One Gemmatimonadales bacterium genomic window, CCGTCGAGCGACACGCTGAACAGCGGCGCGACGCAGCCATCGGATTCCGCCGGCTGGCCGAACAACTCTGGATGGCCGAGCGACTCGACTTCGGGTGCGACGCCGCCGATAGCGACGCCGCCGGCGACCACGCCGCCGCCGACCATGCCGCCGCCGACCATGCCGCCGCCGGGAGGGGCCGCGCCACAACCGCCCGCAGGTGGTGCTCCTCCGCCGCCCGCCTGACGAGAGGGGCCCGCCGGCGGCGCCGCCTGAGCGACTCGGGCAGGGTGCCGCCGGTGGGCCGGCGCCACATGCCGCCGCGGCTCAGCAGCATCTCGTAGCTCCGCAACTGTACCGCATCCCCACCGGTCGCTAGCTTCCGGGCCATCCCCCGAGCCCGGAGTCCTGCCGCGCATGGCCCGCATGTCGGTCGCCGTCGTGAGTTACAACGCGCGTGACGATCTCAGGGCCTGCCTCGGCTCGGTGCACCTCGCCGCGTCGCCGCCTCCATCCACCGTCGTGGTGGATAACGGCTCGAGCGACGGCACGGCCGAGATGGTGCGAGGGGAGTTTCCCGGTGTCGACCTCGTCATCGATCCCTCGAACCGCGGCTACGGCGCGGCGTCGAACCAGGCCGTCGCCCGCACCGCGACGCCGTACGTCCTGCTGGTGAACGGCGACACGCTCGTCGCACCGGGCGCGCTCGATGCCCTCGCCGACTACCTCGACGCGCACCCCCGCGTCGGCGTGCTCGGCCCCCGGCTCCGGAACGCGGACGGGACGCTCCAGCCCTCCTGCTATCCGTTCCTCGGCACCGTCCAGTCGTGGCTGGAAAAGACCGCGCTCGGCCGCGCGGCGGCGCGAGTGCCCGGTCTGCGCGACCGCGTCCTGCTGGTGAATTCGGGACACGACCGCGCGCGCGCCGTGCCCTGGGTGATGGGCGCCGCACTCGCCCTTCGCCGCGAGGCGTTCGACGCCATCGGCGGGTTCGACGAGTCGTTCTTCATGTACGCGGAGGAAGTCGACCTCTGCCGGCGGCTCCGGAACGCCGGATGGGAGGTGCACTTCGCGCCGGTGACGGATGTGGTGCACCGGGGTGGCGCGAGCACGGCGCCGATCCGCGGGGCGATGGCGCTCGAGCGGGTGCGGAGTGCGACGCGATTCTACCGGCGGCACTACTCACCGCCGCGCGCGGCGGCACTCATCGTGGGCATCCGCGGCGCGATGCTCCTGCGCTGGCTGCGCGACGGTGTGCGGCTCCGGCTCGCGGCCGATCCCGCAGCGCGCGGCCGGCTGGCGGAAGACGTCGCGGTATGGCGCCGAGTCGTGCGCGCGCCCGAAGCCGACGCGCTCAGTCCGGTCGGGCGAGCCGCGTTTCCGCGATGAGGCAGTGCAGCAGAGTGTACACGAAGAGCACGATGCCGCCCATCTCCATCAGCTCTTCGACGTTCTGCATCGCGAGCTCGACCACGCGCCATCCGAATGCCGGTCCGTAGACGTTCTGCATCAGCTCGGTATTCACCATCTCGACCCCCATCGCGCCGCCCACGTAGATGGCGCCGGACACGATGAACAGGATCCGCATCCGGCGCGTGAGGTGTCCGAGGAACGGGAGGTACGCGAGGACGAATGCGACGAGCAGCAGCCCGACCGGTATCACCCAGGCGCGGTACAGAAACCCGTGCACGTGAAAGTGCGCCCGCATGAACGGCGTCAATTGCTCGTGGATGACGAGCGACTCGTCGGTGGCGAGGTACGCGAAGATGAATGCGAGCCAGGTCCAGTGCCGCACGAACGTGGCGCCGCGGAGCCGGCGGAGCACGGCGATCTCGCCGAGCAGGAGTGCGGCGAGGAAGAGCTGGGCGGACGAGTACCACGTCGGCAGGTTGTGCTCCAGGTCGGCATCGAAGAACCGCACCAGCGTTGGATGGTCGGCGCGCTGCAGGAGGTCGCGCCATCCTTCCGCGGCGATGCTCGCGAGGATGAGCAGAGCGACGACCGCCGCCATCTGGGTGGCGGTGCGGCGCGGCAGCTCTTCGATTCTCATGGCCGGCCTCCGGGTGAATGGGTGAACGCGGGCCCGCGGTAAAGCAGGCGCCGGCGGAGCGCCCCGCGGCGAGGCGCCGGGCGACGGCCGCCGCCCTGCTCCTGCTCCTGCTGGTGCCGCTCGCCATCTGCTGGCGCGCCGTGCTCGAGGATCGGGTCCTCGCTCCGACCGATCAGATCTTCACGACGCCGTTCTTCGCCGGCGTGGCGCCGCCCGGCTTTGCAAGGGCGTCCAACCCGCAGCTCTTCGATCAGACGTATCAGTTCGTGCCCTGGCGCCACTTTGCCTGGGAGCAGATTCGCCGGGGCCACCTGCCGCTGTGGAACCCGCTGAGCCTCGCCGGCGCGCCGTTCGTGGCCACCGCGCAGTCGGCGGTATTCTACCCGCTCAACCTGGCGCTCGCAGCGGCGCCGTTCGAGCGCACGTTCGTGCTGAGCGCGCTGGTCCGGCTCTGGATCGCGGGGTTGCTCACCTTCCTCCTGGCACGGCGCACCGGGCGCTCGCCACCGGCGGCGCTCGTGGCGGCGCTCGCGTTCATGCTGTGCGGTTACATGGTCGCATGGCTCGGGCACCCGCAGACCAACGTCGCCATCTGGCTCCCGGGGCTCGTGCTCGGCGTCGAGCTGGTGCTCGCGGCCACGGATCGGCGCGCCCGGATCCGCGCGGCCGGGCTCCTTGCGCTCATCGTCGGCGTGCAATTCCTGGGCGGCCATATCGAGACCTCGGCCGACATTATCTTCGGCGCGGCCGTGTATGCCATCGTGCGCATGGTGCAGCTTGCCCCGGCGCGTGAGTCCCGGCAGTTCAGGTCCGCGCGCGTTGCCGCATGGCGCCCCGCGCCCGGCGGGGTCCTGCTCCTCGTCGCCCTGGTCCTCGGCGTGGGGCTCGCCGCCGCCCAGTTGCTGCCGTTCGCCGAGTGGTTGCCGCTGAGCGAAGTCGGCCGGGTCCGATCGGGCGACGCATCGTTCGCGATCTACCAGCCGGGCTGGTGGCGCCAGTTGTTCCTGCTCCCGCTCTTCGTCTTTCCCAATCTGTACGGCAACCCGTCGTGGCCGCCGCCCTATTTTGATTTCCTGCCGTTCGGCCGCAACTACCACGCGGACGTGCTCTACGCCGGCGTGCTGCCGTTCCTGCTCGCCCTGCTGGCGCTCCCGCGCTGGCGCACCGATCCGTACGTCCGCGCGTGGACGGTGCTCGCGGTGGTGGCGCTCGGGCGCGCGCTCCACGTTCCCGTTTTCGATTGGCTGAACGATCTCCCGTTGCTCCGGCTCGGCAAGGCGCACATGCTCAGGCTCGACGCCACGTTCGGCATCGCCATGCTGGCCGGCCACGGTGCCGACCGGCTATTCGCGGCATCGCGCGAGGCCGAGGGCGCCGTGCTCCGGCGGTGGAGCAGGCTGTGTGCCGCCGTCGTGATCGTGGGCTGGGGGCTCCTGCTCGCCGGCCGCTACCTGCTGCCGCACCTCCGCGATCAGCTCCAGGCGGTGGACCGTGAGATCGCGACCACTACCTGGCAATCGTACGGCGGCGCGCCCCGGAGCGACCGATCGTTCACCGAAGAGGCGCGCGGAATGGCGGCGGCCACGCTGCGAGCGTTTCACTGGCGCAACGGCGTCATGTACGCGCCCGCGGTCGTGGCGGCGGCGGCGCTCGCGCTGGCACTCCTCGCCCGGCGCCGAGCATTGTCCGGCTGGCCGGCGCGCGCGTTGCCCGTGGCACTGCCCTTGCTCATCGCCGCCGACCTCGCGGTCAATGCGTACGGCTTCAATCCCACGGTATCGGTGCGATACTTCTATCCGCGTCCGCCCGGCCTCGACATGCTGCGCGCGGACCGGAGCCTCTTTCGCGTGAGCGCAAGTCGGCGCGATCTCGTGCCCGACGCGCAGATGATGTTCGGCCTCTCGGACGTGCGCGGGCTCGACTTTCCGACCCACTGGCTCTCGTCCTATGCTCAGGCGGTGCCGGGCTACGCGCCGTGGATCGCGTACGGCATCACCTTCCGGCGATTCGATTCGCCGCTGCTCAGGGTGCTGAATGTGAAGTACGTCTACGCGTCGGGCGACTCCGCCGCCGTCGCGGATGCCAGGCCGATCGGCCGGGTGGGCAACGGCGAGCTGTGGGAAGTGGGCGCCCCGGTGCCGCGGAGCTTTGTGGTGCATCGTGCGCGCGCGGCGGCGAGCGACGAAGCGGCGCTCGCGGCGCTCAGCGAGGCTCCCGAGTCGGTGTTCTCGCGGGTGTTGCTCGCGGGCGCGGACGCCGCCGTCGCGCAAGCTGCGAACGCGGAGGCTGCAAGCGAGCCCGACTCGGCTGGGGTGGGCGCGGATGCACCCGATGCCGCCACCGGAGATCGCGTGACGCTCATCTCCTACGCGCCCGACCGCGCCGAATGGCGTGTGCGCACGACGCGCGCGGGCTGGCTCTTCACGGGCGACGCATACTATCCGGGCTGGACCGCCGAGCGCGACGGCCGCCCGACGCGGATCTATCGGGCAAATGTCGCCTTCCGCGCCGTGCGCGTTCCGCCCGGCGATCACCTCGTGCGCTATCGCTTCCGCCCCCGCTCGGTGTATCTCGGGCTCGGTCTCGGTGCGCTCTCGCTCGTCGCCGTGGCCGGCCTTATCGCCGCAGGCCGGCGGCGGGTCTGAGCGCGGGGCGCGGCGCGAATGCGCATTCTGATGGTGACCCCGCTCCTGCCGCACCGCGCAAGCGCCGCTGGTGGCGCGCTCGTCATGCTCGGCCAGCTCGAGGCGCTGGCCGAGCGGCACGAGGTGACGCTCGCGACTTTCGCCGGGCCTGATCCGACTGAGCGCGAGGGGCTGGCGGAGCTCGCGCGGCTTGGGGTCGACGTCCGCCACGTCTGGCGCGATGCCGCGGCACCCGGCCTCCCGCTACTCGCGCGCCGCGTGAACCTCGCCGCGCGCTGGCTCGGTAGCGGCGACCCGTTCCGCACGCTCAAGTTCGGCGACGTTCGGATGCAGGACCTGCTCGATTTGCTGGTGCGCGAGCGGCGGTTCGATGTGCTGCAAGTCGAAGACAACGCGATGGGTGCGTACCGCTACCCCTCCGATCTGCCTGCCGTGGTCACCGAGCACGAGGTGCGCGACCCTGCCTCCATGCCGCTCGAGGGCGAGCGGTGGCGCCGGCATCAGGCGCGCGTGTGGGCACGGTTTCCCCGCGTCCAGCTCTTCACCGCGCGCGACGCCGCGCTGTGCGCTGCACTCGTGCCCGCCGTTGCAGGCCGGGTGCGCGTGAATCCGCTGGGTGTGTCGCTCGGACCCGCGCCCGACCCGGCATGCGAGCTGGCCGGCGAGCTGGTGTTCGTGGGCGGGTTTCGCCATCGGCCCAACGTCGACGCCGCGCTCTGGCTGGGCGGCGAGATCATGCCGGCCGTGCGCCGGCTCCAGCCCGACGCACACCTCACGATCGTGGGCGCCGATCCGCCGCCCGTGGTGCGCGCGCTCGCTTCGGACGCGATCGCCGTCACCGGCCGCGTGCCGGAGGTCGAGCCGTTCGTCTATCGTGCGGCCGTCGTGCTGGCGCCGCTCCGCACCGGCGGCGGAATGCGGGTGAAGCTCCTCCACGCGCTCGCGCGCGGCAAGGCGGTAGTGAGCACGCCGCTCGGCGCCGAGGGCCTGGGGTCCGACGGGGCGGGTGCGGGTGACGGGCGCAGTGCGCGCGTTCCCTCCCCGGTACGGCTTGCGGGTGGCACCGCCGAGTTCGCCCGCGCCGTCGCCGAGCTCCTCGGCGATGCCGCGGCGCGGCGTGAGCTCGGCGCGCGCGGCCGCGCGTTCGTAGCCGAGCACCACGGATGGCCCGCGTACGCGCGCCGGCTCGAGACGATCTACCGGGAGCTCGGGCTTCCCGCATGAGCGAGCCGGCGGTAAGCGTGGTGATCCCCACGTACCAACGGCGTGACTCGCTCGCCCGCGCGCTCGATGCGCTCGCGCGCCAAACGCTGGCGCCGGAACGGTACGAGGTCATCGTGGTGATCGACGGCTCGACCGACGGCACCCGCGAGCTGATGGAGTCGTTCGCCGCACTGTGTGCCGTCCGCGCCCTGTCGCAGGAGAATCGCGGCCGCGCGGCCGCGTGCAACGCCGGCCTTCGCGCCGCCCGCGGTGCACTGGCCGTGCTGCTCGACGACGACATGGAGCCCGCACCCGGCTGCCTCGCGGCGCACCTCGCGGCCCACGACGGGCGCCCGCGGCTCGGCGTGGTGGGCGCGGTCCCGGTGCCGGTCGACCCGGCGTCGCCGCCCGTCGTGGACTACGTCGGGACCAAGTTCAACCGGCACCTCGACACGCTGAGCCGGCCGGGACACCGGTTCGGTCTTCGCGACTTCTACAGCGGGAACTTTTCCATCGACCGCGGCACGCTGCTCGAGGTGGGCGGATTCGACGAGGCGTTCACGTTGTACGGCAACGAGGATCTCGAGCTGTCGCTCCGCCTGGCGCGGGCGGGTGTCACGCTCATGTTCAGCGCGGATGCATGCGCGGTGCAGCGCTACACCAAGAGTTTCGCCGCGCTCGCGCGCGACAACGAGGCCAAGGGCCGCACCGCGGTGCAGCTCGCAAGCAAGCATCCGGAAGCGTTTCGGGACCTCAAGCTGAGCCACTGGAGCGAGGGAAGCCCACGCTGGCGCACCCTGCGCGCGGCGCTGCTCGCCGCGACCCGCTTCTGGCCCGGCACGTCCGGCGCCGTGGTGCACCTGGTCGGCCGGCTCGAGCGGCGCCGCCGCGCGCGCATGCACTCGTACTATCACCATGCCCTCGACTACTTCTACTGGCTCGGCGCCCGCCGCGCGCTCCGGGAGAACCGCCGCGCGGGGCGGGGACTCACCTCGCTCTCGGAGCCCGCGGGGGCGGGCGGGGTGTGAATCCGTACGCCGCGCGCAGCGTGATCCACTACGTGGACAGCGACACCTTTGGCGGCAGCGAGCAGTCGCTGCTGCATCTCATCGCCGGGCTCGACCGCGCGCGCTGGCGTCCGCTCCTGCTGCTCCATCCGGCGCCCGGACTCGCGCGGCTCGTGGACGGCGCCCGCGCGGCGGGCGTGCCGGTGCGGACAGTGCCACGGGTGACCGACCGCGACGTGCTGACGCGCATGCCGGCGCTGCTCGCCGCCGTGGGCACCGGAGGCCCGGCCGTGCTGCACGCCCACCTCAATTGGCCCCTCGCGGGCAAGTTCGGGCTTCTCGCCGCCACGCTCCGCCGCATTCCCGCGGTGGCAACCGCACAGCTTTTCGTCGAGTCGCTGGTGAACCGCAACGTGCGCGCGCAGTTTCGCGTGGTCTCGGCGGGGGTGCGGCGCTATCTCGCGGTCTCCCGGCACGTGGCCGCGAGGCTCGGCGCGGCGTTCGGCGTGCCCGATCGGAAGCTCTCAGTGGTGTACAACGGTATCGACCCCGCCCCCTTCGAGCGCGCCGCCGACCCCGCGCTTCGCGCGCGCATCACGGGCAATCCACTGCGCCCGCTCGTCTTTACCGCCGCGCGGTTGACCCCGCAGAAAGGGCTCGACGTCCTGCTCGACGCGGCGGTGCGGGTCCCCGGCGCGGTCTTCGCCATCGCCGGCGAGGGGCCCGAGCGCGCCGCGCTCGAAGCCCGCGCGGCGGCGCTCGGCCTCACGGATCGCGTGCGCTTCCTGGGCGCGCGGAGCGACGTGGCCGATCTCCTCGTTTCGTCCGACCTCTTCGTCCTGCCGTCGCGCTTCGAGGGGCTGCCGCTCTCGGTGCTGGAGGCGATGGCGGCCGGCAAAGCCGTCGTTGCCTCGCGCATCGGCGGCACCGACGAGGCCGTGGCGGACGGCATCTCCGGCACGCTCGTGCCGCCCGGCGACCCCGCCGCGCTGGCCGTGGCGGTGTGCGCGCTGCTCGGCGACCCGGCGCGCGCGGGCCGCATGGGCGATGCCGGCCGCGCGGCGGTCCACGAGCGCTTCACCGCGCGGGAGATGGCGCGCGCCGTCGCGGCCGTCTATGACGAGGTGCTCGCGCGGTGACGCCCGACGCACGCCTCACCGCCGATCACGCCGCCGCGCTCCCCGAAGCCGCGCGCGATCGGGCGCTGCGCCGGCTCGACTGGCGCTTCCTGCGGCCGGGCGCGCGTTGTGAGTCGCCGGCGCTGGTGGACCCGTCGCCTGTGGCGCTGCGTGAGCGCCGCGCCCAGCTCGCCCCAGGCGAGATTTGCTTCGCGGAGTGGCACCGGCCGGTGCTCGGCGGCGCCGGGGCAATCCAGGCGCAGCTTGCTGCGGCCGGGTTCGACGATGTGGCGCTCTACTGGCCGTGGCCGCGGCTCGCGCGGCCCTGGTTCTGGCTGCCGCTCGGCAGCGAGGCCGCCATCGCCTACGTCCGCGCCAGCCGAGTGCCCTCGCGGTGGGGACTCCGCCGCGGCATCGACGGGCCGCTCCAGCGCGCGTGGGCGCGGGCCGCTCGCCGCGGCTGGCTCTGGCCGCTCGCCGCGGTGGCACGCGCGCCCCGCGCCGACGTGCCGGCCGCGGCCCCGGACAGTCCCGAGTTGCTCGCCCGCCTCCAGCGCGACTGGGAGAAATGGAATCTCGGCCCGGCGCCCGGCAGTATCACGTGGATGCTTCTCACCCGCGGCCCGCGGAGTATCAGCAAGGTGGTCGGCCTCGCCTTCGCCGAGCCCGATTCGGTGCCGCGGGTCGCCGTCAAATTCGCTCGGGTGCCCGAAGCCGCTGAGGGCCTGCGCCGCGAAGCGGCTGCGCTCGCCGCAGTGCACGCACGCAGGGCCGGCGGAATGCCGGGCGCACCCCGCATCCTCTGCGAGGATCCGGCGCTCGGCCATGGCGCGCTGGCGGAGACGGCGCTCGCGGGCCAACCCCTGTACTCGCTCCTCACGCCGGCCACGCACCGCGACCTCGCCGTGCGCGCCGCCGACTGGCTCGCCGAGCTCGCATCGCCCGCGGCGGCACCCGCATCGGCGGCACCCGCATCGGCGGCGCCGCGCGCCGGCGCCGCCCCGATGGTGGAGCGCGCGGTGCGCGACTTCGTCACGCAGTTCGGTCCGGTGCTGGAGCGCTCCGAGCGGGACGAGGCCGAGCGGGTCATCACCGTGCTCCACAGTGTGCCGTCGGTCATCGAACAGCGGGACTTCTCGCCCTGGAACGTCCACGTTGCGCCCGATGGATCGCTCGCGGTCTTCGACTGGGAGTCGGCCGAGCTGGAGGGATTACCGCTGCTCGACCTGGTGTACTTCCTCGCGTATGTCGCCTTCTTTCGCGACGGCGCCGTGGTTCCGGGGGGCCGGGCCCCGCGCCGGTTGGGCCGCTGTCGCGAGTCCTACCGGCAGAGCCTCGACCCGAAGAGCGCCACCGGGGCCGTCGCGGCTGCGTGCGTGGACCGGTACGTCTCCCGCGTGCCGCTCGACCCGTCGCTGATCCGCGGTTTGCGGCGGCTCACCTGGCTCGTCCACGCCCGATCCGATTACCGGCACGCCGTCGCGGACGCGGGCGGCCGCGCCCCCGGGTCCCGCACGTTGCGCCGGAGCCTCTTCCTGGCTCTCTGGCGCGAGGAGCTTTCCGCATGAGGCAGTGGCTCTCGCACCGGATGATCGACCGTGGGGCGCGGCGCTGGTTCGCCCTGACCGACCGCGTGGGCTACTGGCGGCGGATCCTGCTCACTGCGCGGGGCAATCGCCGGTTTCGCGCAGCGCATCCGGATTTCGCCGCGCCGCCGCTCCCCATCCTCTGGGATGCGCAGGCTACGACCGATCTCGCCGAGTACAAGGCCTCGGGCGAATCGGCTGCCGCCCAGTACTGGGCGTTGATTCGGCCACACGTCACGGGGGCGGCGGCAGCCGCGGTGCGCGTTCCCACCGGCCGTCCGGCCCGCGTGTGCGAGTGGGGCTGCGGCCCCGCGCGCATCCTCCGGCACCTTCCGTCGCTCGCCGCGCGAGGCGCCGCCGCAGGGACTGCAGTCGAGTTCTACGGCAGCGACTATAACCGGGCGTCGATCGCCTGGTGCCGCGCGCACCTCACGGGCATCAGCTTTCTCGAGAACGGCCTCGCGCCGCCGCTCCCCGTGCCCGACGGCTTCTTCGATCTGCTCTTCTGCCGCTCGGTCTTCACCCACCTCTCGGCCGAGATGCACGGGCGGTGGATGGCCGAGCTCGCGCGCGCGGTGCGGCCCGGCGGTGTCGTCATCGTGACGACGCACGGCGACGCCTATCGCCCGCGGCTCACCGCGGAGGAGCGCGCGCGCTACGACGGAGGCGAACTCATCGTGCGCACGCTCGCCGCCGAAGGGCGCAAGCTCTTCGGCGCGTTCCACCCTCCCGCATGGGTGCGCGAGCGGC contains:
- a CDS encoding glycosyltransferase family 2 protein; translated protein: MSVAVVSYNARDDLRACLGSVHLAASPPPSTVVVDNGSSDGTAEMVRGEFPGVDLVIDPSNRGYGAASNQAVARTATPYVLLVNGDTLVAPGALDALADYLDAHPRVGVLGPRLRNADGTLQPSCYPFLGTVQSWLEKTALGRAAARVPGLRDRVLLVNSGHDRARAVPWVMGAALALRREAFDAIGGFDESFFMYAEEVDLCRRLRNAGWEVHFAPVTDVVHRGGASTAPIRGAMALERVRSATRFYRRHYSPPRAAALIVGIRGAMLLRWLRDGVRLRLAADPAARGRLAEDVAVWRRVVRAPEADALSPVGRAAFPR
- a CDS encoding YfhO family protein, which produces MGERGPAVKQAPAERPAARRRATAAALLLLLLVPLAICWRAVLEDRVLAPTDQIFTTPFFAGVAPPGFARASNPQLFDQTYQFVPWRHFAWEQIRRGHLPLWNPLSLAGAPFVATAQSAVFYPLNLALAAAPFERTFVLSALVRLWIAGLLTFLLARRTGRSPPAALVAALAFMLCGYMVAWLGHPQTNVAIWLPGLVLGVELVLAATDRRARIRAAGLLALIVGVQFLGGHIETSADIIFGAAVYAIVRMVQLAPARESRQFRSARVAAWRPAPGGVLLLVALVLGVGLAAAQLLPFAEWLPLSEVGRVRSGDASFAIYQPGWWRQLFLLPLFVFPNLYGNPSWPPPYFDFLPFGRNYHADVLYAGVLPFLLALLALPRWRTDPYVRAWTVLAVVALGRALHVPVFDWLNDLPLLRLGKAHMLRLDATFGIAMLAGHGADRLFAASREAEGAVLRRWSRLCAAVVIVGWGLLLAGRYLLPHLRDQLQAVDREIATTTWQSYGGAPRSDRSFTEEARGMAAATLRAFHWRNGVMYAPAVVAAAALALALLARRRALSGWPARALPVALPLLIAADLAVNAYGFNPTVSVRYFYPRPPGLDMLRADRSLFRVSASRRDLVPDAQMMFGLSDVRGLDFPTHWLSSYAQAVPGYAPWIAYGITFRRFDSPLLRVLNVKYVYASGDSAAVADARPIGRVGNGELWEVGAPVPRSFVVHRARAAASDEAALAALSEAPESVFSRVLLAGADAAVAQAANAEAASEPDSAGVGADAPDAATGDRVTLISYAPDRAEWRVRTTRAGWLFTGDAYYPGWTAERDGRPTRIYRANVAFRAVRVPPGDHLVRYRFRPRSVYLGLGLGALSLVAVAGLIAAGRRRV
- a CDS encoding glycosyltransferase family 4 protein codes for the protein MVTPLLPHRASAAGGALVMLGQLEALAERHEVTLATFAGPDPTEREGLAELARLGVDVRHVWRDAAAPGLPLLARRVNLAARWLGSGDPFRTLKFGDVRMQDLLDLLVRERRFDVLQVEDNAMGAYRYPSDLPAVVTEHEVRDPASMPLEGERWRRHQARVWARFPRVQLFTARDAALCAALVPAVAGRVRVNPLGVSLGPAPDPACELAGELVFVGGFRHRPNVDAALWLGGEIMPAVRRLQPDAHLTIVGADPPPVVRALASDAIAVTGRVPEVEPFVYRAAVVLAPLRTGGGMRVKLLHALARGKAVVSTPLGAEGLGSDGAGAGDGRSARVPSPVRLAGGTAEFARAVAELLGDAAARRELGARGRAFVAEHHGWPAYARRLETIYRELGLPA
- a CDS encoding glycosyltransferase family 2 protein, encoding MSEPAVSVVIPTYQRRDSLARALDALARQTLAPERYEVIVVIDGSTDGTRELMESFAALCAVRALSQENRGRAAACNAGLRAARGALAVLLDDDMEPAPGCLAAHLAAHDGRPRLGVVGAVPVPVDPASPPVVDYVGTKFNRHLDTLSRPGHRFGLRDFYSGNFSIDRGTLLEVGGFDEAFTLYGNEDLELSLRLARAGVTLMFSADACAVQRYTKSFAALARDNEAKGRTAVQLASKHPEAFRDLKLSHWSEGSPRWRTLRAALLAATRFWPGTSGAVVHLVGRLERRRRARMHSYYHHALDYFYWLGARRALRENRRAGRGLTSLSEPAGAGGV
- a CDS encoding glycosyltransferase family 4 protein: MNPYAARSVIHYVDSDTFGGSEQSLLHLIAGLDRARWRPLLLLHPAPGLARLVDGARAAGVPVRTVPRVTDRDVLTRMPALLAAVGTGGPAVLHAHLNWPLAGKFGLLAATLRRIPAVATAQLFVESLVNRNVRAQFRVVSAGVRRYLAVSRHVAARLGAAFGVPDRKLSVVYNGIDPAPFERAADPALRARITGNPLRPLVFTAARLTPQKGLDVLLDAAVRVPGAVFAIAGEGPERAALEARAAALGLTDRVRFLGARSDVADLLVSSDLFVLPSRFEGLPLSVLEAMAAGKAVVASRIGGTDEAVADGISGTLVPPGDPAALAVAVCALLGDPARAGRMGDAGRAAVHERFTAREMARAVAAVYDEVLAR
- a CDS encoding class I SAM-dependent methyltransferase, whose amino-acid sequence is MRQWLSHRMIDRGARRWFALTDRVGYWRRILLTARGNRRFRAAHPDFAAPPLPILWDAQATTDLAEYKASGESAAAQYWALIRPHVTGAAAAAVRVPTGRPARVCEWGCGPARILRHLPSLAARGAAAGTAVEFYGSDYNRASIAWCRAHLTGISFLENGLAPPLPVPDGFFDLLFCRSVFTHLSAEMHGRWMAELARAVRPGGVVIVTTHGDAYRPRLTAEERARYDGGELIVRTLAAEGRKLFGAFHPPAWVRERLLAGLTLLEYQPGADTQDIWAARVPGAPA